TTTTCATTTTTATCATACACAGTTATACTTATATAGGTCCCAAATAAAAATTTACTTTGCTCTATTTTTTGTACCTCTTTACTGCAAGATAAAATAAAAATTGGCAATATTAATATTGCCAATATTTTCTTTAACATAAAGTTATTCACCAACTTTATCTTCTGCTATTTCATATCCTATTTTTCCAGCTAAAATCTCTCTAAAAGCTTTTTTTACATCAGTATCTTTCTTACTGCATTTTGTTAAAAGAGGTGCTCCCTTTCCTATTTGTCTAGCTCTTTGTCCACTTACAATAGTTAATATATATTTGTTTGGTATTTTTTCTAATAATTCATCATATATTATCTCTTTTTTCATATCTCTATCTCCTTATTAATTAGATTTTTCTTCTATAATCTTTCTAAGTGCAGCACAAGAATCTTCAACAGTATAGTTTATTATAGTTATATCATACTCTTTTTCATATTCTAACTCTTTTATAGAATTTTTTAATCTTAGCTGAATTGTTTCTTCGCTATCTGTTTTTCTTCCTCTTAATCTTTTTTCTAAATCCTCCATTGTCGGAGTTTTGAAGAAAATTAAATGGGCATCTGGATATTGAGCTTTTACTTGAAGCCCACCTTGAACATCTATTTCTAAAATAACATCTTCTCCAGCTAAAAGTCTGCTCTCTACCTCTGATTTTAATGTTCCATAATAATTTCCATGAACAGTAGCATATTCTAAAAACTCTCCGTTCTTTTCCTTAGCTATAAACTCTTCCTTTGTTAAAAAATAGTAATCTCTACCATTCATCTCTCCCTCTCTTGGAGCTCTTGTTGTTGCTGATGTAGCTAAATTTATTCCAAGCATTTTGCGAACTAATCTACAGATTGTAGATTTTCCAGCACCACTAGGACCTGAAACTATATATAGATGTCCCTTTATTCCTCTACTCATTTTTTTCTCCTTTCTCTATCCTTAACGATATTGTTTCTGGATTTATTGCTGACATTATAACATGGTTTGAATCAGTTATTATAAGAGTTTTTGTCTTTTTTCCTAAAGTAGCGTCAATAAGTCTATTCTCCATCTTTGCTTCATCTCTAAGACGTTTACTAGGAGCTGAATCTGGATTTATAATAGCAACTATTCTACCTCTCATTACCATATTTCCAAATCCTATATTTATTGGTTTCATACATCCTCCTACTCTATATTCATAGACTGCTCTCTTATTTTTTCTAATTCATTTTTACATTCAACTATTAATTTTGAAATTTCATAAAGATTTGATTTTACTCCAGTTGTATTTAACTCTCTATATATCTCTTGTAGTATAAAGTCTATCTTCTTTCCTACTGCTACTCCCTTTGAAGAAAGCTCTTTCTTTAACTGCTCCATATGACTGTCCAGTCTTGAAATCTCCTCAGAAATATCTGATTTATCTGTAAATAGAAGTATCTCTTTTAAGATATCTTCCTCTTTAAATTCAATATTTCCTTTTATTTTCTCCAATCTCTCTAGAAGTTTAGACCTGTATATATCTACAACTTGATCCTTATATTTTTTTATCTCATCTATATTAGCTTCCAATATCTCTATTCTCTCAAAAAAATAGTTTCTAAGACGT
This Candidatus Fusobacterium pullicola DNA region includes the following protein-coding sequences:
- the rpoZ gene encoding DNA-directed RNA polymerase subunit omega — its product is MKKEIIYDELLEKIPNKYILTIVSGQRARQIGKGAPLLTKCSKKDTDVKKAFREILAGKIGYEIAEDKVGE
- a CDS encoding DUF370 domain-containing protein is translated as MKPINIGFGNMVMRGRIVAIINPDSAPSKRLRDEAKMENRLIDATLGKKTKTLIITDSNHVIMSAINPETISLRIEKGEKNE
- the gmk gene encoding guanylate kinase, whose translation is MSRGIKGHLYIVSGPSGAGKSTICRLVRKMLGINLATSATTRAPREGEMNGRDYYFLTKEEFIAKEKNGEFLEYATVHGNYYGTLKSEVESRLLAGEDVILEIDVQGGLQVKAQYPDAHLIFFKTPTMEDLEKRLRGRKTDSEETIQLRLKNSIKELEYEKEYDITIINYTVEDSCAALRKIIEEKSN